One part of the Thermococcus litoralis DSM 5473 genome encodes these proteins:
- a CDS encoding hydroxymethylglutaryl-CoA synthase, which translates to MRRLLKPIKDVGIVGYGAYVPMYRIKNEEIGRVWGVSSFPIQEKSVNNLDEDAITIGIEAARNALKRAQIDPREIRALWFGTESKPYAVKPSATVIAEAIGATPDLDAADFEFACKAGTEALQAAIGFVGSGMAKYAMAIGADTSQGRPGDHLEFTASAGGAAYIVGEKSSETVAYFEGSYSYVTDTPDFWRRQHEHYPRHGNRFTGEPAYFHQIISAAKGLMEELGYSPSDFDYAVFHQPNVKFPLTVAKILGIPKEKVLPGLLSGIIGNTYSGATLVGISAVLDIAKPGDRILWVSFGSGAGSDAFSLVVQDAIEEKRDLAPKTMDYVNRKKYIDYALYAKHRGKYIL; encoded by the coding sequence ATGAGAAGACTGCTGAAGCCAATAAAGGATGTCGGAATTGTTGGTTATGGTGCCTATGTACCAATGTATAGAATTAAAAACGAGGAGATCGGAAGGGTTTGGGGAGTAAGCAGCTTCCCCATTCAGGAAAAGTCCGTAAACAATTTGGATGAAGATGCCATAACAATAGGGATTGAAGCGGCAAGAAATGCCCTTAAAAGAGCTCAAATCGACCCAAGAGAAATTAGGGCATTGTGGTTTGGAACCGAATCCAAGCCCTATGCTGTTAAGCCTTCTGCAACCGTTATTGCTGAGGCAATTGGGGCAACTCCGGATTTAGATGCCGCAGATTTCGAATTTGCATGTAAAGCCGGAACTGAAGCCTTGCAAGCAGCTATCGGTTTTGTTGGGAGTGGAATGGCAAAATATGCAATGGCAATTGGTGCCGACACTTCTCAAGGAAGACCTGGTGATCACTTAGAATTTACTGCATCCGCCGGAGGAGCCGCTTATATCGTTGGTGAGAAAAGCTCTGAGACGGTTGCCTATTTTGAGGGAAGCTATTCCTACGTAACCGACACTCCAGATTTCTGGAGAAGACAGCACGAGCACTATCCAAGGCACGGGAATAGGTTCACTGGAGAGCCCGCTTACTTCCACCAGATAATAAGCGCCGCAAAGGGCTTAATGGAAGAGCTGGGCTATTCGCCAAGCGATTTTGACTACGCTGTCTTCCACCAGCCAAACGTTAAGTTTCCGCTAACAGTCGCAAAGATTCTCGGAATCCCCAAAGAAAAAGTCCTTCCGGGATTGTTAAGTGGAATAATAGGAAACACATACAGCGGCGCTACGTTAGTTGGCATTTCAGCGGTTTTGGACATAGCGAAGCCGGGAGACAGGATTCTCTGGGTAAGCTTTGGAAGCGGTGCGGGTAGCGATGCATTCAGCTTAGTGGTGCAGGATGCAATTGAAGAAAAGAGAGACCTAGCGCCAAAGACCATGGATTACGTAAACAGGAAGAAATACATCGATTATGCCTTATATGCAAAGCACAGAGGTAAGTACATCTTGTGA
- a CDS encoding thiolase domain-containing protein, translated as MRKPVIIGVGLTPVGEHWRLALRDLAVEALLNAMEDAGVDKVDSLYVGNMASGSFVEQENLGALIADWAGLGNIPAVKVEAACASGGAAVQEGVKAVMSGLEDVVAVVGVEKMTDAWPSDATRYLAYAADAEWELFHGVSFVALNALAMRLYMKEYGYTEEDLALFAVNAHTNGAKNPYAMFKKPITVETVMKSPYVADPLKLFDASPIADGAAAVIITTEEKAKEFVDKAKMVEVAGMGRAIDTINLANRKEFLFLRAAKVAAERAYKMAGIEVKDIDFFEVHDAFTVMAALSLESIGAAERGKGAMLAKEGQIAIDGDYPIQTLGGLKARGHPVGATGVYQTVEAVWQLRGEAPNQVPDAEIGLTQNIGGTGSNITVTILRRV; from the coding sequence ATGAGGAAGCCAGTGATTATTGGTGTGGGATTGACTCCGGTTGGAGAGCACTGGAGGCTCGCCCTAAGGGATTTAGCCGTTGAAGCTTTGCTCAATGCTATGGAAGATGCAGGCGTTGATAAGGTGGATTCACTTTATGTTGGCAACATGGCTTCTGGTTCATTTGTTGAACAGGAAAACCTTGGGGCATTAATAGCTGATTGGGCAGGTCTTGGCAACATTCCAGCAGTTAAAGTTGAGGCAGCGTGTGCAAGCGGTGGAGCTGCAGTCCAAGAGGGAGTAAAAGCTGTTATGAGCGGTCTTGAAGATGTTGTTGCCGTTGTAGGTGTTGAGAAGATGACCGATGCATGGCCAAGCGACGCTACGAGATATCTTGCCTATGCGGCAGATGCAGAGTGGGAGCTTTTCCATGGTGTGAGCTTTGTAGCATTGAACGCCCTTGCCATGAGGCTCTACATGAAGGAATACGGCTACACTGAGGAAGATTTAGCCCTCTTCGCAGTTAACGCTCACACAAATGGTGCCAAAAACCCATATGCAATGTTCAAAAAGCCAATAACAGTTGAAACCGTTATGAAGAGCCCCTATGTAGCCGATCCACTGAAGCTCTTTGATGCTTCCCCAATAGCCGATGGAGCCGCTGCAGTTATAATAACCACCGAGGAGAAGGCCAAGGAGTTCGTAGATAAAGCGAAGATGGTCGAGGTTGCGGGAATGGGAAGGGCAATTGACACAATAAACCTCGCAAACAGAAAGGAGTTCTTGTTCCTCAGAGCGGCAAAGGTTGCTGCAGAAAGGGCATATAAGATGGCCGGTATTGAAGTTAAAGACATAGACTTCTTCGAGGTTCACGATGCCTTTACCGTAATGGCCGCCTTAAGCCTGGAGTCAATAGGTGCTGCTGAGAGAGGAAAAGGCGCAATGCTTGCAAAAGAAGGGCAGATAGCAATAGATGGCGACTACCCAATTCAAACACTCGGTGGACTAAAAGCTAGAGGACACCCTGTGGGAGCTACGGGAGTTTATCAAACCGTAGAAGCAGTGTGGCAGCTTAGAGGAGAAGCTCCAAACCAAGTGCCTGATGCAGAGATTGGGTTAACCCAAAACATAGGTGGAACGGGTTCAAACATAACCGTAACCATATTGAGGAGGGTTTGA
- a CDS encoding hypothetical protein (functions along with aFIB and aL7a; guides 2'-O-methylation of ribose to specific sites in RNAs), whose product MKAYISENVQGIYAFNEEGNLIGKRIFTEKPETALDRLLKGEVTEDLTALLEELKEKGYSNFVFEHPELSRNVRELGFESEFEFPNLAGERLRENPEEFLGKEWFERYFTVGVALTRIRIQEQSGARDKMIIQAIEALDDIDKVINLLVSRLREWYSLHFPELDELLPKHPQYVSFVKSIGHRENITKENLESLGLSENKIAKILEAKEKTMGAWMDEKDIRVIQDLAKEIDDLYKLRSEIEDYIDKAMDDVAPNLKALVGAKLAARLISLAGGLKELAMMPASTIQVLGAEKALFRHLRSGAKPPKHGVIYQYPAINKSPWWQRGKIARALAGKLAIAARVDYFSGEYIAEKLKKEIEARIKEIKEKYPNPPKRKEKPKKEKKKKRFKKKEKGKKFKGKEKKKKKSKEGSRRR is encoded by the coding sequence ATGAAAGCATACATAAGCGAAAATGTGCAAGGTATTTACGCCTTTAATGAAGAAGGCAACCTAATAGGAAAAAGAATCTTCACGGAAAAACCGGAGACTGCACTGGACAGGCTCCTAAAGGGAGAGGTTACAGAAGACCTCACTGCCCTCTTGGAAGAATTGAAAGAAAAAGGATACTCAAATTTTGTGTTTGAACACCCAGAGCTAAGCAGAAACGTGAGGGAACTCGGCTTCGAATCCGAATTTGAATTCCCCAACTTAGCCGGAGAGAGGCTCAGAGAAAACCCGGAGGAGTTTTTGGGAAAAGAATGGTTCGAGAGATACTTCACTGTGGGAGTGGCTTTAACTAGAATTAGAATACAGGAGCAGAGCGGTGCAAGGGATAAAATGATAATTCAGGCTATAGAAGCGTTAGATGACATTGACAAGGTCATAAACCTTCTCGTCTCTAGACTAAGGGAGTGGTACTCGCTTCACTTCCCAGAGCTTGATGAACTTTTGCCCAAACACCCCCAGTACGTGAGTTTTGTTAAGAGCATTGGACACAGAGAGAACATCACAAAAGAGAACCTAGAATCCCTTGGATTGAGTGAAAACAAGATAGCAAAGATTCTCGAAGCAAAGGAGAAAACTATGGGAGCATGGATGGATGAGAAGGACATTAGGGTTATCCAAGACTTAGCAAAAGAAATTGACGATCTGTACAAGCTGAGAAGTGAGATCGAAGATTACATAGACAAAGCAATGGACGACGTTGCTCCAAACTTAAAAGCCTTGGTAGGGGCAAAATTAGCTGCAAGGCTGATAAGCCTCGCTGGAGGATTAAAAGAACTCGCAATGATGCCTGCCTCAACGATTCAAGTTCTCGGTGCAGAGAAAGCCCTCTTCAGACACTTAAGGAGCGGTGCAAAGCCGCCAAAGCACGGGGTAATCTACCAGTATCCAGCTATTAACAAGTCCCCATGGTGGCAGAGGGGTAAAATTGCAAGGGCTTTAGCAGGTAAATTGGCAATAGCTGCTAGAGTGGATTACTTCTCCGGTGAATACATAGCTGAGAAGCTCAAGAAGGAGATTGAGGCAAGAATCAAGGAGATCAAGGAGAAATACCCCAACCCACCAAAGCGCAAGGAGAAGCCCAAGAAAGAGAAGAAAAAGAAGAGGTTCAAAAAGAAGGAAAAAGGGAAGAAGTTTAAAGGAAAAGAGAAGAAGAAAAAGAAAAGCAAAGAGGGAAGCAGAAGGAGGTGA